Below is a window of Hydrogenispora ethanolica DNA.
GTTTCAACATCTGGGCTATTATACCACCGAATCCAGCGGCCATAGCTCCGAATATAATCCTTGGTTCCGCAAGAGACCTGATTTGATTGAAAAATATTGTTCTCCGGGCACGGGATGGAATCCGGGGCACCACGCTTATATTTTGCAAGAGTATCTTAAAGCGGAGTCGACTTGGAGAACGGATACTCAAAAATGGCTTGAGAGCGAGGAACCGGTTGATCTCCGGCGCGGGTTGGAATACGCGGCGTATATCTTGAATGCTACGCTTGGCGATGGGGAACTTTATAAATTCAACGGCAATGTGAGAAATTTCGGCCTCGTTGACAATCTGCCGCAAGGGTGTTGCGTCGAAGTCCCGGTTCTGGCTTCTCCGCGGGGGTTCGAGCCGATCTATGTCGGGCCGTTGCCGGCCAACGTGGCGATAATGACCCATGCCGCCGCAAGCTGTGAGGAATTGGCGGTTCAGGGCGGAATCGCGGGGGACCGGGATCTGATTTATCAGGCAATATATTTCGATCCGCTTACCGCGGCCGTATTAAGTCTGGCTGAGATCAGAAAAATGGTTGATGAGATGTTTATGATCAACAAAGATTGGTTGCCCCAGTTTAAGATCGGTTAATCCGAATGATTCGGAGGAGGATCTTGAGGCCGGTATGGAAAAGGAGGTGTTAAAAGCGTTTGAAAAAACGACCTTTAACCAGGGTTTGTCGGAACGTTTAGAAAGTACAAAATCATATTTGCTAGAAAATTGATGAAAGGGACGGTAGAAATGAAGAAAGCATATCGCCGGTTGTTTTTGGCAATCTTTTGTACCTTCATATTTTCCATAGCAATCAATTTTCATGGGCAACAAAGTTTTGCGGCAGGAGCCAAAAATGTAACCATTACTTATTGGACCCACGATGAACCCACTTTTTTGGCTGCGAACAAAGAGCTCATCGCCAGATTTGAAAAACAATATCCCAACATTAAAGTGAAACATCAGTATTTTCCCTACGATGTTTTAGAAGCCAAAGAAAAAGCGGCTTATGCCACAAAAAATGAAAGCGATGTCCAACAGATCTTTGGCAGTTGGGCGATTGAGTTCACCAAACATGGGCTTTTTGATGCAGTGCCGAAGAGCATGGCGGATGAGGCCAAACGCAAGTATTTCCAGGCTCCGCTGGGCGGTTATACCTTCCAAGGGAAACTATACGGCATTCCGCGCGAGTTTAATCTGGAAAACGGAGGGGTATTATACTATCCCAATGAAATAGCGGCGGCCGGATGGGAAAAATTCCCTGAAACGTATCAAGATTTGGTTGGTTTAGCCCAGAAACTTACCAAATATGACAGCAAGGGAAACATAACCCATTATGGGTTCGATTTTAGCTCGACGGACAATGTGCCTTACTTGTTCTTGTCATTAATTTTGCAACAAGGCGGCAACTACTGGAAGCCTGATAATGTCCATGTGACATTTACGACTCCGGAAGCAGAAAAGGCCATGCAGGCAATGGCGGATTTAATCCTAAAATATAAAGTTTGCGATATGAAACATAGCAATGACCCCAATGTCGATATCTCGGATTATTTCTTTAAAGGAACTTCAGGTATGTGTTTTCGGGGACCATGGGTTATCGCAAACGGCGTCAATACGTATAAGTTAAAGAATTTCCGATATGCTCCGATGCCTTCTTTTACCGGAAAATCTTTGGCTTTTGCCGCGGAATCGGGTTGGGGCGAAGTTGTATCAGCCCGGTCGAAAAATAAGAAAGCAGCTTGGACTTTTATTAAATTTATTACCTCCCAAAAGAACAATCTGCTCTTTAATTCCAAAACCTATACCATCCCCGCGGATAAATCCGTTGCCGCTTCGGCTGAGTTTATGAAAGCGAATCCCTTAATTAAGCCATCTTTGGATGTTTTGCCGTACGGAAGACCCATCGGTCCGCTGCAAAGCGTGGATCGGTTCAAACAAGAAATCGTTTATGCCCAGTTCCAAAAGGTGGTTGATAAAAAGATAGATATTAAAACCGCTTTAAAAGCCATTGAGACGCAGACGAACAGCATGATCGACGAACTACTTGCCCAATAACATCGCGGATCCATATAAAGGACGGAGGTGGTTTACGGTTCATCGATCCGTAAACCACCCGAGTATGAACGAATAACCATAGATTTGGGGGCAAACAGCCGTGAGCGATTTGGCCAAAAACGAAGATAAATCCCAAAAATCAAGTCTTTTTGCTTCACAACGCAAATTTGTTCTTTTCTCCCTGACACCGATCTTGTGCTTATTTATCCTCTTTTCTTTATTGCCGATCGTGCTAAGTTTGATTCTGGCCTTTTACAATTACTCGCCGTTAAATCCAAAACCGCCGTTTGTAGGCTTGCAAAACTTTATCAACTTATGGAGCGACCAGGTTTTTCATAAGAGTTTTTTTAATACCCTAAAATTCGTCGCCATCGCAGTGAGCGCCAACTTGGTTCTGGCGGTGCTGATTGCGGTTTCCATCAACAGCATTGCCAAGAAGTTTTTTAAGAACTTCTTTCGAACTTTATATTTTCTTCCGACCATCGCGCCATTGGTTGCAGTCTCCTTAATCTGGGCCACCATGTTCGATCCGAACTATGGAGTGGTCAACATGGTGCTTGGCCTCTTTGGCAAGCATACCATGATTTACTGGCTGACCAGCGATCGCCTGGCCTTGCTTTCAGTGGTGATTGTTACATTATGGGCGGATCTGGGCTATAATATCGTAATTCTCATGGCCGGTCTCGATTCAATCCCGAAGATGTTTTATGAAGCGG
It encodes the following:
- a CDS encoding carbohydrate ABC transporter permease; the encoded protein is MLSLILAFYNYSPLNPKPPFVGLQNFINLWSDQVFHKSFFNTLKFVAIAVSANLVLAVLIAVSINSIAKKFFKNFFRTLYFLPTIAPLVAVSLIWATMFDPNYGVVNMVLGLFGKHTMIYWLTSDRLALLSVVIVTLWADLGYNIVILMAGLDSIPKMFYEAARIDGANRFHTFWEITLPLLTRTLLFVSVMTVISYFQVFTQVQVMTNGGPDYSSEVLAFTIYKDAFRFMKMGYASAISVILLGVIMVVSVLQLKLGKADWEY
- a CDS encoding ABC transporter substrate-binding protein yields the protein MKKAYRRLFLAIFCTFIFSIAINFHGQQSFAAGAKNVTITYWTHDEPTFLAANKELIARFEKQYPNIKVKHQYFPYDVLEAKEKAAYATKNESDVQQIFGSWAIEFTKHGLFDAVPKSMADEAKRKYFQAPLGGYTFQGKLYGIPREFNLENGGVLYYPNEIAAAGWEKFPETYQDLVGLAQKLTKYDSKGNITHYGFDFSSTDNVPYLFLSLILQQGGNYWKPDNVHVTFTTPEAEKAMQAMADLILKYKVCDMKHSNDPNVDISDYFFKGTSGMCFRGPWVIANGVNTYKLKNFRYAPMPSFTGKSLAFAAESGWGEVVSARSKNKKAAWTFIKFITSQKNNLLFNSKTYTIPADKSVAASAEFMKANPLIKPSLDVLPYGRPIGPLQSVDRFKQEIVYAQFQKVVDKKIDIKTALKAIETQTNSMIDELLAQ